From a region of the bacterium genome:
- a CDS encoding nucleoside hydrolase, translating into MTIPILLDVDTGIDDALALLYAAASTEARLVGASCVAGNVSLGEVTANTAAVLDLAGHPEVEVAPGCAGPIERPLVITPETHGPTGTGYATLAAAPDRISGRSGIDLIVDSARAEPGEIVLVALGPLTNVAAALRREPRLLSLLRRLVIMGGCFTVAGNTAPRTEWNMHVDPEAAKEVFAAAGRGTPSLPLVMPLDVTEQARLLPHHVARMAELAGTEMDSLRPLVSEANPLMCFIANALRFYMEFHDRYDGFYGAFVHDPFAVAAALDPSLVSTVETTVDVETSGGLTTGETVADFRRAWGREPNAAVALDGRAELFLERLVTRIAGLVGRHSSES; encoded by the coding sequence CGCGCTCGCCCTCCTCTACGCGGCCGCTTCTACCGAAGCCCGCCTGGTGGGCGCCAGCTGCGTGGCCGGCAACGTTTCCCTCGGCGAGGTCACAGCCAACACGGCCGCCGTCCTGGACCTGGCAGGACATCCCGAGGTCGAGGTGGCGCCCGGGTGCGCCGGGCCGATCGAGCGCCCACTAGTCATCACCCCGGAGACCCACGGACCGACCGGGACCGGGTACGCGACGCTCGCGGCGGCGCCGGATCGGATCAGTGGGAGGTCCGGTATCGACCTGATAGTCGACAGCGCCCGTGCGGAACCGGGGGAGATCGTTCTCGTGGCGCTCGGACCGCTGACGAATGTGGCGGCTGCGCTGCGCCGGGAACCTCGTCTGCTATCCCTGCTCCGGCGGTTGGTGATCATGGGGGGTTGCTTCACGGTCGCCGGGAACACCGCTCCTCGTACCGAGTGGAACATGCACGTCGACCCGGAAGCGGCCAAGGAGGTGTTCGCCGCCGCCGGCAGGGGTACTCCTAGCCTGCCGCTCGTGATGCCGCTCGACGTCACCGAGCAAGCACGCCTCCTGCCGCATCATGTGGCTCGGATGGCCGAACTCGCGGGTACTGAGATGGACTCGCTGCGGCCGCTGGTCTCCGAGGCCAATCCGCTCATGTGCTTCATCGCCAATGCCCTCCGGTTCTACATGGAGTTCCATGACCGCTACGACGGGTTCTACGGGGCCTTCGTGCATGATCCCTTCGCCGTGGCGGCCGCCCTCGATCCCTCCCTGGTGAGCACCGTGGAGACCACGGTCGACGTCGAGACGAGCGGCGGGTTGACTACAGGTGAGACGGTGGCGGACTTCAGGCGGGCATGGGGTCGTGAACCGAACGCCGCGGTCGCCCTGGACGGCCGGGCAGAGCTGTTCCTGGAACGCCTGGTCACCAGGATCGCAGGCCTGGTGGGTCGGCACTCGAGCGAGTCCTGA